A single genomic interval of Bacillus sp. es.036 harbors:
- the prsW gene encoding glutamic-type intramembrane protease PrsW yields the protein MLAAITAGIAPGIALLCFFYLKQHQYESEPIGPVVRSFVFGAMLVFPVMVIQHGFEVENFLQSPFSQSFLMSGLLEEFLKWFIFYFTVYIHIEFSDFYDGIVYGVAISLGFASVENVFYLFAYGIQEAWWRALLPVSSHALFGLMMGSYLGRGKFSLQNKIGKWIALSLFIPFIFHGTYNFLVLQVNSNTIYLMIPFMLILWFIGLRKIKAADLNQAELMQTKENMPI from the coding sequence ATGTTAGCAGCCATAACTGCTGGAATAGCACCAGGCATTGCGCTTCTTTGTTTTTTTTATCTTAAACAGCATCAGTATGAATCTGAGCCAATTGGCCCAGTTGTTAGAAGTTTTGTATTTGGGGCCATGCTTGTGTTTCCAGTTATGGTGATCCAGCACGGATTTGAAGTGGAGAATTTTTTACAGTCACCATTCAGTCAGTCATTTTTAATGTCGGGGTTGTTGGAAGAATTTTTAAAGTGGTTTATATTTTATTTTACCGTTTATATCCATATAGAATTTAGTGATTTTTATGATGGGATTGTCTATGGCGTTGCAATTTCACTAGGGTTTGCCTCCGTTGAGAATGTATTTTACCTTTTTGCCTATGGCATTCAGGAAGCATGGTGGAGGGCTCTTTTGCCAGTATCAAGTCACGCCTTATTTGGCTTAATGATGGGTTCTTATTTAGGTAGAGGGAAATTTTCGTTGCAGAATAAGATTGGAAAATGGATTGCCCTTTCTTTATTCATACCGTTTATCTTTCATGGTACGTATAATTTTTTGGTTCTTCAGGTAAACAGTAATACCATCTATTTAATGATCCCCTTTATGCTGATCCTGTGGTTTATTGGATTAAGAAAAATAAAAGCCGCAGATCTCAATCAGGCAGAATT
- a CDS encoding asparaginase, whose translation MSKLLIIHTGGTIAMEENKDSGAVNPGKENPLNATLNQLLTGDDVLIDDYINIPSPHMTPETMFAIAERIETRIKEEPIRGVVITHGTDTLEETAYLLDLVLQTDLPVVVTGAMRSSNELGSDGPYNLLSSIKVASCHEAKGKGVLVVLNDEIHTAKNVTKTHTSNVSTFQSPQYGPIGIVTKQRVFFHHTLTMRDRYHISGLTKKVMLLKAYAGMDSKLLIAAAELGIDGIVIEALGQGNLPPEMMDGINHLRAKGIAIVMVSRCFNGIVQDVYGYTGGGKHLKEQGVIFSNGLNGQKARLKLLVTLEATGDPKELHSFFLR comes from the coding sequence ATGAGTAAATTATTGATTATCCATACCGGAGGTACCATTGCAATGGAGGAAAATAAGGATTCTGGTGCTGTTAATCCTGGGAAAGAAAATCCGTTAAACGCAACGCTTAACCAATTGTTAACAGGAGATGATGTTTTAATTGATGATTATATCAACATCCCCTCACCTCACATGACGCCAGAAACGATGTTTGCTATTGCAGAGAGAATTGAAACAAGAATAAAGGAAGAGCCTATTCGAGGCGTGGTCATTACCCATGGCACCGATACACTGGAAGAAACAGCTTATCTGTTAGATCTCGTGCTTCAGACAGATCTTCCTGTCGTCGTAACAGGCGCAATGCGATCAAGTAACGAGCTTGGCTCTGATGGACCTTATAACTTACTTTCTTCAATAAAAGTAGCATCCTGTCACGAAGCGAAGGGGAAAGGCGTTTTAGTTGTCTTAAACGATGAAATACATACTGCAAAAAACGTAACAAAAACCCACACGAGCAATGTATCTACTTTCCAAAGCCCTCAGTATGGACCAATTGGAATCGTAACGAAGCAAAGAGTGTTCTTTCACCACACGTTAACGATGAGGGACCGTTATCACATATCCGGATTAACGAAAAAAGTTATGCTTTTAAAGGCTTATGCCGGAATGGATTCGAAATTACTAATTGCTGCTGCTGAACTTGGCATTGACGGTATTGTGATAGAGGCTCTCGGACAGGGCAATTTACCTCCTGAGATGATGGATGGGATTAATCATCTAAGAGCAAAAGGAATCGCAATCGTCATGGTTTCTCGCTGTTTTAACGGCATCGTTCAAGATGTATATGGATATACGGGCGGCGGGAAGCATTTGAAGGAACAAGGCGTCATCTTCTCAAACGGCTTGAATGGACAAAAAGCCCGCTTAAAATTGCTAGTTACACTTGAAGCAACTGGGGATCCAAAGGAATTGCATAGCTTCTTCCTAAGATAA
- a CDS encoding YpdA family putative bacillithiol disulfide reductase produces MREEQIVIIGAGPCGMSAAIELMNKGYDPLIIEKGNIVNAIYHYPTHQTFFSSSEKLEIGEVPFIIEERKPKRNQALAYYRDVAKRKELRIHSFEKANVITKENDDAFIIETEKVHESKKITYRAEHLIIATGYYDSPNYMDIKGENLDKVLHYFKEPHPYFDQDVAVIGGKNSAVDAALELEKAGARVTILYRGAEYSKSVKPWILPEFEALVRNNKVSMEFNASLVEVREKEIVYDVMGEYKTIPNDFVFAMTGYHPDHSFLTKIGIQIDQQSGRPTFNKETMETNVENCYIAGVIAAGNNANEIFIENGRLHGAMIANSVIKKAKKPTN; encoded by the coding sequence ATGAGAGAAGAACAGATCGTCATTATTGGTGCAGGACCTTGTGGCATGTCTGCAGCTATAGAATTAATGAATAAAGGATATGACCCTTTAATTATTGAAAAAGGAAATATCGTTAACGCCATTTATCATTATCCCACGCACCAAACTTTTTTTAGTTCAAGTGAGAAACTTGAAATAGGAGAAGTACCTTTTATTATTGAAGAACGTAAACCGAAGCGAAACCAGGCTCTGGCTTATTATCGAGACGTGGCTAAGCGAAAAGAGTTAAGAATTCATTCCTTCGAAAAAGCAAACGTCATTACAAAGGAAAATGATGACGCCTTTATCATCGAAACTGAAAAAGTACATGAATCTAAAAAAATCACCTATCGTGCTGAGCATTTAATAATCGCTACTGGTTATTATGATAGTCCAAATTATATGGACATCAAAGGGGAAAATCTTGATAAAGTACTGCATTATTTTAAAGAGCCACACCCCTATTTTGATCAGGACGTTGCGGTCATCGGTGGGAAAAACTCTGCAGTAGATGCAGCATTAGAACTTGAAAAAGCGGGAGCGCGAGTAACGATTCTTTATAGAGGCGCAGAATACTCTAAAAGTGTTAAACCGTGGATTTTGCCTGAATTTGAAGCTCTCGTTAGAAACAATAAAGTTTCAATGGAGTTTAATGCCTCTTTAGTTGAAGTAAGAGAAAAAGAAATTGTATATGATGTGATGGGAGAATACAAAACTATACCAAATGATTTTGTGTTTGCCATGACAGGCTATCATCCTGATCATTCATTCCTTACCAAGATCGGGATCCAGATTGATCAACAAAGTGGTCGTCCTACCTTTAATAAGGAAACGATGGAGACAAATGTAGAAAATTGCTACATTGCAGGTGTAATTGCAGCTGGGAACAATGCAAATGAAATTTTCATTGAAAATGGAAGGTTACACGGTGCGATGATTGCAAATTCAGTAATTAAGAAAGCAAAAAAACCTACCAATTAA
- a CDS encoding Glu/Leu/Phe/Val family dehydrogenase, translated as MVDKNETDNGQGNNKKRNVLESTQSVIHEALDKLGYPSEVYELLKEPMRLMTVRIPIRMDDGSIKIFTGYRAQHNDSVGPTKGGVRFHPDVTETEVKALSVWMSLKAGIVDLPYGGGKGGIICDPREMSFRELERLSRGYVRAISQIVGPTKDIPAPDVFTNSQIMAWMMDEYSRIREFDSPGFITGKPLVLGGSHGRESATAKGVTICIREAAKKKDIKIEGARVVIQGFGNAGSFLAKFMHDAGAKIVGISDAYGALHDPEGLDIDYLLDRRDSFGTVTKLFKETISNQELLELDCDILVPAAIENQITEDNAHQIKASIVVEAANGPTTIEATKILTDRGILLVPDVLASSGGVTVSYFEWVQNNQGYYWTEEEVEAKLEKVMVNAFNSIYRTAETRRVDMRLSAYMVGVRKMAEASRFRGWI; from the coding sequence ATGGTCGACAAAAACGAAACAGACAACGGACAAGGAAACAATAAGAAACGGAACGTATTAGAGTCGACGCAATCGGTCATTCACGAAGCGCTGGACAAACTAGGCTATCCGAGTGAAGTGTATGAATTATTGAAAGAACCAATGAGATTAATGACGGTTCGGATTCCAATTCGGATGGATGATGGCTCTATTAAAATATTTACCGGGTATCGTGCTCAGCACAATGATTCTGTCGGACCTACTAAAGGTGGCGTTCGTTTCCATCCAGATGTGACTGAAACTGAAGTAAAGGCACTTTCAGTCTGGATGAGTTTAAAAGCAGGAATTGTAGATCTTCCATATGGTGGCGGTAAGGGGGGCATTATCTGTGATCCGAGAGAAATGTCTTTCAGAGAATTAGAGCGTTTGAGCCGTGGTTATGTAAGGGCGATTAGTCAAATAGTTGGACCAACAAAAGATATCCCTGCCCCAGATGTTTTTACAAATTCTCAAATTATGGCATGGATGATGGATGAGTATAGTCGCATAAGAGAATTTGATTCCCCTGGATTTATTACTGGTAAGCCATTAGTACTAGGCGGATCTCACGGTCGTGAATCTGCAACTGCAAAAGGTGTTACAATTTGTATTCGTGAAGCTGCTAAGAAAAAAGATATCAAAATAGAAGGTGCACGAGTAGTGATTCAGGGATTTGGAAATGCAGGTAGCTTTCTTGCGAAGTTTATGCACGATGCTGGAGCGAAAATTGTTGGTATATCAGATGCGTATGGCGCCTTACATGATCCTGAAGGCCTGGATATCGACTACTTACTCGACCGTCGTGATAGCTTTGGTACAGTAACGAAGCTTTTTAAAGAGACAATCAGTAACCAAGAACTACTTGAACTTGATTGTGATATTCTTGTTCCGGCAGCAATTGAAAATCAAATTACTGAAGACAACGCTCACCAAATTAAAGCGAGCATTGTTGTTGAAGCGGCAAATGGACCAACTACAATTGAGGCAACAAAGATTTTAACAGATAGAGGCATTCTATTAGTTCCAGACGTGTTGGCTAGTTCTGGCGGCGTAACCGTTTCTTATTTCGAATGGGTTCAAAATAATCAAGGTTATTATTGGACAGAAGAAGAAGTGGAAGCAAAGCTTGAAAAGGTAATGGTTAACGCATTTAATTCGATCTATCGAACGGCAGAAACGCGCCGAGTTGATATGAGGCTTTCCGCTTATATGGTTGGCGTGCGAAAAATGGCTGAAGCTTCTCGTTTTAGAGGATGGATATAA
- a CDS encoding D-alanine--D-alanine ligase family protein, which yields MKVGVLYGGTSAEREVSLSSGKGIMKALKENGHEVIGIDFHPERLSEVMELEVDIIFIGLHGKYGEDGRIQGLLDMLQIPYVGSGVLGSAVAMDKAKSKKVLKDSGIRLAQDLVLHKLDDHHSLNLPFGYPVVVKPNSEGSTIGLTIAKSEEELQKGIEEAFRFDDTVILEEFISGTEVTVAVMGSKGEVKPLPVVEIVPKNAYYDYESKYAEGGSEHIVPARISESYTELIQKQSVVAHELLGCDTYSRVDYIVPKDGSEPVFLEVNTLPGMTPTSLFPDAAKEIGYSYEQMIENLIQLGLKK from the coding sequence ATGAAAGTTGGAGTACTTTATGGAGGAACTTCTGCTGAAAGAGAAGTTTCGCTATCTAGCGGTAAAGGGATCATGAAAGCTTTAAAAGAAAACGGTCATGAAGTAATCGGTATAGACTTTCATCCAGAACGATTATCAGAAGTGATGGAACTTGAGGTTGATATTATTTTTATCGGCCTTCACGGTAAGTATGGAGAAGATGGAAGGATTCAAGGACTCCTTGATATGCTGCAAATCCCATATGTGGGATCGGGAGTTCTAGGATCAGCAGTTGCAATGGATAAGGCTAAAAGCAAAAAAGTATTAAAAGATTCTGGGATACGCTTAGCACAGGATCTTGTTCTCCATAAGTTGGACGATCATCATTCACTCAATTTACCATTTGGTTATCCAGTAGTGGTAAAGCCAAACAGCGAGGGATCGACAATTGGATTAACCATTGCTAAATCGGAAGAGGAGCTTCAAAAAGGGATTGAAGAAGCGTTTCGATTTGATGATACGGTCATTCTAGAAGAGTTTATTTCTGGGACTGAAGTAACAGTTGCTGTGATGGGATCAAAGGGAGAAGTAAAACCACTTCCCGTTGTGGAAATTGTTCCAAAGAACGCTTACTACGACTATGAATCGAAATACGCAGAAGGTGGAAGTGAACACATCGTTCCAGCTCGTATTTCTGAATCCTATACAGAACTAATTCAAAAACAATCTGTTGTTGCACACGAATTACTTGGATGCGATACGTACTCACGTGTAGATTATATCGTACCTAAAGATGGATCTGAACCAGTATTTCTTGAAGTAAACACGCTACCCGGAATGACTCCAACTAGTTTATTCCCAGATGCAGCGAAAGAAATTGGTTACTCTTATGAACAAATGATTGAGAACTTAATTCAGTTAGGCTTAAAGAAATAG
- a CDS encoding PIG-L deacetylase family protein, protein MSRTFMFIFAHPDDESFTCGGTLTELAKAKDTKTILYSATPGDAGKCGEPPLCQVDELAEVRKKELEEASKLLGIDELHIGDYQDGKLNKLPDDELKNDVLKRIEAVQPDVVITFPPHGLSGHPDHKAIQLATLQAVKETNVVKELYYATFPQSLADETGNPAYADPDDSITLIKSFSNEDLDPVRKALLAHRTQHLSVERVFPTIYNENGFMKFNNKEYFIKAWNNPSYTCGSILA, encoded by the coding sequence ATGTCTCGTACATTTATGTTTATATTTGCTCACCCTGACGATGAAAGCTTTACTTGTGGGGGGACGCTAACCGAATTAGCTAAAGCAAAAGATACAAAAACCATTTTATACAGTGCCACACCTGGTGATGCAGGCAAATGTGGAGAACCACCTCTTTGTCAAGTAGATGAGCTAGCTGAAGTTCGAAAAAAAGAACTAGAAGAAGCTTCTAAGCTACTTGGGATTGATGAACTCCATATTGGTGATTATCAAGACGGGAAATTAAATAAGCTTCCTGATGATGAGCTGAAGAATGATGTGTTAAAACGAATTGAAGCCGTTCAACCTGATGTCGTCATTACATTCCCGCCACATGGTTTATCAGGTCACCCAGACCATAAAGCGATTCAGCTCGCAACGCTTCAAGCTGTAAAAGAAACAAACGTCGTAAAAGAGCTGTATTACGCTACTTTCCCTCAATCATTAGCTGATGAAACAGGAAATCCAGCTTATGCAGATCCAGATGACTCAATCACTTTGATCAAATCCTTTTCAAACGAGGATTTAGATCCAGTTAGAAAAGCACTATTGGCTCATCGTACACAGCATTTGTCCGTTGAACGAGTTTTTCCGACGATTTATAATGAAAATGGATTTATGAAATTTAACAATAAAGAATATTTCATTAAAGCATGGAATAACCCAAGCTATACGTGTGGTTCTATCCTTGCTTAA
- a CDS encoding genetic competence negative regulator encodes MRLERLAYDKIKIFLTYDDLNERGITKEELWQDVPKVHRLFREMIMEADDELGFKVDGPIAVEVFSLPAQGMVVIVTKGSAESDFEDDYNDEYIEMQVTLDESDEVFYEFRSFEDVIGLSKRLINVGILGGTLYSFQSQFYLKFDEEEFAEYELDSLVALLAEFGNPSTITSYRVMEYGKQIMQSTAIEQLNHYFN; translated from the coding sequence ATGCGTCTTGAACGTTTAGCGTACGATAAAATAAAGATTTTTCTAACTTATGATGATTTAAATGAACGTGGAATTACAAAAGAAGAGCTATGGCAGGACGTACCGAAAGTTCACAGGCTATTTCGTGAGATGATAATGGAAGCTGACGATGAACTTGGCTTTAAAGTCGATGGGCCAATTGCTGTAGAAGTGTTCTCACTTCCTGCTCAAGGAATGGTTGTCATTGTTACGAAGGGTTCGGCAGAAAGTGATTTTGAAGATGACTATAATGACGAATACATTGAAATGCAAGTTACGCTCGATGAAAGCGATGAAGTATTTTATGAATTTCGATCTTTTGAGGACGTGATTGGTCTTTCTAAAAGATTAATCAACGTAGGAATTTTAGGTGGTACTCTTTATTCCTTCCAGTCTCAATTTTATCTTAAATTTGATGAAGAGGAATTTGCTGAGTATGAATTAGATTCTTTAGTTGCGTTACTTGCTGAATTCGGAAATCCTTCAACGATTACAAGCTATCGGGTAATGGAATATGGGAAGCAAATTATGCAATCAACAGCGATTGAACAGCTAAATCATTATTTTAACTAA
- a CDS encoding MerR family transcriptional regulator, translating into MTMSAGKYNIKAVSKKLGIQPGTLRAWERRYNIISPIRNEAGHRLYSEEHMSILKWLVQKTEQGFTISQAVELLENGNDSTDTDSMGIDMERDRAHILADEILEALLAFDENKAQDLLNQAFSVFSIDKVVHDILAQLLVRVGDLWENEKITIAHEHFTSAFLRSRIGMIFHTLPVDGYLPKVMAVCSSGEYHELGLLIFTLYLRRKGFEVIYLGASIPEDDIETVVEDTDPKILFLSCTLMANLPRCLDLVDRLDQRFYDLTIGIGGAAIGHLRGEKRQAYDSFFVGNSKDEWDVWIKDKIQKLTT; encoded by the coding sequence ATGACGATGTCTGCAGGTAAGTATAATATAAAAGCGGTCTCGAAGAAATTAGGAATACAACCCGGGACCTTAAGGGCATGGGAAAGGCGTTATAATATTATTTCTCCGATAAGAAATGAGGCAGGTCATCGTCTTTATTCGGAAGAACATATGTCTATCTTAAAATGGCTTGTCCAAAAAACAGAACAAGGTTTTACAATTAGTCAAGCTGTAGAATTGCTTGAAAATGGAAATGATTCAACAGATACAGATAGCATGGGAATTGATATGGAAAGAGATCGAGCTCATATACTTGCTGATGAAATATTAGAAGCGCTACTTGCTTTCGACGAGAATAAAGCTCAGGATTTGTTGAATCAGGCGTTTTCTGTGTTTAGTATTGATAAGGTAGTACATGACATCCTTGCCCAGCTATTAGTTAGGGTAGGAGATCTTTGGGAAAATGAAAAAATTACGATCGCACATGAACATTTTACAAGTGCTTTTCTACGATCAAGAATTGGAATGATATTCCACACCCTTCCTGTTGATGGTTATCTTCCGAAAGTGATGGCGGTTTGCTCGTCAGGAGAATACCATGAACTTGGTTTGTTGATTTTCACTCTTTATTTAAGGAGAAAAGGATTTGAAGTCATTTATCTAGGAGCAAGCATTCCTGAGGATGATATTGAGACGGTTGTGGAAGATACAGATCCGAAAATATTATTTTTATCATGTACGTTAATGGCAAACTTACCAAGATGCCTTGACCTCGTTGATCGCCTTGATCAGCGCTTCTATGATTTAACGATCGGTATAGGTGGCGCTGCTATAGGGCATTTACGCGGTGAAAAGAGACAGGCCTATGACTCCTTTTTCGTTGGTAATAGCAAAGATGAGTGGGATGTTTGGATCAAAGATAAAATTCAAAAGCTGACTACTTAA
- a CDS encoding metallophosphoesterase — MIYFVGLVLIGIVLLIYMWIEAHLNRVIRKEIDVENLPESFDSYRIFFISDTHNRYISNKVLEKVRNQVDIIVIGGDVMEKGVSFEKVRHNLKSLRAIAPCYFVWGNNDYEEDPVKLEKLLMDEDIIILKNRAINLKNSGEGISLMGIDDLSTENDSLEDAVKEATEKTKILISHNPDIKRNWPDNSGIQLILSGHTHGGQIRLFGWGIREKGGIKKVKGTTVVISNGYGTTTLPLRLMAPAESHVFILKRK; from the coding sequence ATGATTTATTTTGTTGGCCTTGTTTTAATTGGAATAGTGCTACTAATCTACATGTGGATTGAAGCACATCTTAACAGAGTCATTAGGAAAGAGATTGATGTCGAAAATCTACCAGAAAGTTTCGATTCATATCGAATCTTTTTTATTTCGGATACTCATAATCGATATATATCAAACAAAGTATTAGAAAAAGTAAGAAATCAAGTTGACATTATCGTTATTGGTGGAGATGTTATGGAAAAAGGGGTCTCTTTTGAGAAAGTTCGCCATAATTTAAAATCTCTACGGGCTATAGCACCTTGTTACTTTGTATGGGGGAATAATGATTACGAAGAAGACCCCGTCAAACTTGAAAAACTGTTAATGGATGAAGATATTATCATTCTTAAAAATCGAGCAATAAACCTTAAAAATAGTGGCGAGGGAATAAGTTTAATGGGTATTGACGATCTTTCAACAGAAAATGACTCACTAGAGGATGCAGTTAAAGAAGCCACCGAAAAAACAAAAATACTGATCAGCCATAACCCTGATATTAAGCGGAACTGGCCTGACAATAGTGGAATACAACTTATTCTTTCTGGTCACACTCATGGAGGACAAATACGTTTATTTGGGTGGGGAATTCGAGAAAAAGGGGGCATTAAAAAAGTTAAAGGAACGACGGTCGTCATTAGTAATGGGTATGGTACGACAACGCTACCTTTAAGACTGATGGCTCCTGCAGAATCACATGTTTTTATATTAAAAAGGAAATAA
- a CDS encoding CBS domain-containing protein, whose amino-acid sequence MYVRSAMKPIRETVYVNDDTKLDETLRLLKEREIDGVPVINGTKYAGIVTFNRIYKAFFKSDMTDKERFLSETTAGEIAYQKDVTVDQEEVFENTLLLAKNAPLVAVVDQNEHFIGIITRSDILDQFQSAFGMRKPGIRIAFASSETEGRIARLAKIAKSFHENIISLSTFDESNQNVRRIVMKIEKKENIDQFIAKLEQNGFKVLDIKEV is encoded by the coding sequence ATGTACGTACGAAGCGCAATGAAACCAATTCGAGAAACTGTTTATGTGAATGATGACACAAAGTTGGATGAAACACTCAGATTATTAAAGGAACGAGAAATCGATGGTGTACCGGTTATTAATGGAACAAAATACGCTGGAATTGTAACGTTTAATCGTATTTATAAAGCATTTTTCAAAAGTGATATGACAGATAAAGAAAGATTCTTGTCGGAAACTACTGCAGGTGAAATTGCCTACCAAAAAGATGTAACTGTTGATCAAGAAGAAGTGTTTGAGAATACCCTTCTTTTAGCAAAGAATGCTCCTCTCGTAGCAGTCGTCGATCAAAATGAGCATTTTATTGGCATCATTACGCGATCTGATATACTTGATCAATTTCAGAGTGCATTTGGCATGCGCAAGCCGGGCATAAGAATCGCATTTGCTTCTTCAGAGACAGAAGGAAGAATTGCAAGGCTTGCTAAAATCGCAAAAAGTTTTCATGAAAATATTATCTCGTTGTCCACATTCGATGAGTCTAACCAGAATGTCAGGAGAATTGTAATGAAGATTGAAAAAAAGGAAAATATTGATCAATTCATTGCAAAACTTGAACAGAATGGATTTAAAGTTCTTGATATAAAAGAAGTATGA
- a CDS encoding DUF2663 family protein, protein MDALKEWNLPQPQSNVTIVLLQELVERKNVEKQYKAKSQSYGYILAFLLVSMGCFFWYELENSTSFFVNDLTFNSIPMLLILVISSIVTYFQLRKFSKKNKKAEDEYESLRLEILDRSDELFEGQKQWESRHVVFKYLKNQYDINLYYK, encoded by the coding sequence GTGGACGCATTAAAGGAGTGGAACCTTCCACAACCACAGTCGAATGTTACCATCGTTCTGTTGCAAGAATTAGTGGAACGAAAGAATGTTGAAAAGCAGTATAAAGCAAAATCACAGTCTTACGGATATATCCTTGCGTTTTTATTAGTTAGCATGGGGTGTTTTTTTTGGTATGAGCTAGAAAACAGCACATCTTTTTTTGTGAATGACCTTACTTTTAATTCGATTCCTATGCTGCTAATATTGGTTATTAGTAGTATTGTTACTTACTTTCAATTAAGGAAGTTTTCAAAAAAAAACAAGAAAGCTGAGGATGAATATGAGTCCTTAAGACTGGAGATATTAGATCGAAGTGATGAACTATTTGAAGGTCAAAAACAATGGGAAAGTCGTCATGTTGTTTTTAAATATTTAAAAAATCAATACGACATTAATCTTTATTATAAATAA
- a CDS encoding CPBP family intramembrane glutamic endopeptidase yields the protein MRNRQAEAVKQLTDRELLLNVYLTQIILVLLASIMSLFLFQDLWFFADLIHFTWTQITVIGGGTAFLVIGIDLILMKTLPEEMLDDGGINERIFSRLSISHIFFLCAIISFSEELLFRGVIQTSFGLVLSSLLFAIIHVRYLSKPVLFSSVVVISFLIGVLYEVTDNLMTTITAHFLIDFVMACLIKQKARM from the coding sequence GTGAGAAATCGACAGGCTGAAGCAGTAAAACAGTTAACAGATCGAGAACTGTTATTGAATGTTTATTTAACTCAGATTATATTGGTTCTTCTAGCAAGTATAATGAGTTTATTTTTGTTTCAAGATTTGTGGTTTTTCGCAGATCTAATCCATTTTACTTGGACACAGATAACCGTTATAGGTGGGGGTACAGCATTCCTTGTGATTGGTATTGATCTCATTCTCATGAAGACACTACCTGAAGAGATGTTGGATGATGGAGGAATTAATGAGCGGATTTTTTCCCGTCTTTCAATTTCTCATATTTTCTTTTTGTGTGCTATCATTTCATTTAGTGAAGAGCTGTTGTTTAGAGGTGTTATCCAAACAAGTTTCGGATTAGTCCTTTCAAGTTTGTTATTTGCGATCATACATGTTCGGTATCTTTCTAAACCTGTCTTATTTAGTTCCGTCGTTGTGATTAGTTTCTTAATCGGTGTTTTGTATGAAGTGACTGATAACTTAATGACAACAATCACAGCTCATTTTTTAATCGATTTTGTTATGGCTTGTCTCATAAAGCAGAAAGCACGAATGTGA